One Ranitomeya variabilis isolate aRanVar5 chromosome 5, aRanVar5.hap1, whole genome shotgun sequence DNA window includes the following coding sequences:
- the LOC143773551 gene encoding uncharacterized protein LOC143773551: protein MWDGWDNAPTRVRNAFVAKVKTRWRSMKDRFNKDLRQESRVPSGSGARIRRYKYHRVLAFLRPVLAQRTTYSTTVGPGSGAVLHPTATDPSQPSSSAAASGPSTLTGDQGAGPSGLRLLSH, encoded by the exons atgtgggatggctgggacaacgccccgacacgggtccgaaatgcatttg tggccaaagtcaaaacacgttggcgttcgatgaaggaccgcttcaacaaggacctgcgtcaagagagccgtgttcccagtggttcaggagcaaggatcagaagatacaaataccatcgagttctggcatttttaagaccggtccttgcccagagaac cacatacagcactactgttggcccaggttctggagcggtccttcatccgacagccacggacccgtcccagccatccagcagcgcagcagcaagtgggccttccacactaactggagaccagggagctggtccatcaggtcttcggctactttcacactag